A portion of the bacterium genome contains these proteins:
- the eno gene encoding phosphopyruvate hydratase produces MEYIIKEIKGRQILDSRGNPTVEADVILESGAMGRAAVPSGASTGSGEALELRDGGDAYVGKAVTKAVDNVNGAIREALIGKNAENQEEIDQIMLDIDGTDNKSNLGANAVLAVSLAVAKAVAAEKGIELWQYIAEKTNSKPSLPLPMMNVMNGGAHAGWATDIQEYMIMPVGAKTIFEAVQMGAETFHALAKVLKSKGYPTTVGDEGGYAPKVQNGNEEPLQLISQAIADAGYELGKDIAFASDPASTEFYKEDQYDLKANGVKLSSEEMIAFYEDLTSKYPFTSIEDGLAENDWDGWKLLTEKLGNKIQLVGDDLMVTNSKLLQKSIDLGVANAILIKPNQIGSLSETIAAVKLAQSNGYNTVMSHRSGETEDTTISHLAVGLGCGQIKTGSLSRTDRVAKYNELMRIAEANPELELARPFGN; encoded by the coding sequence ATGGAATACATAATTAAAGAGATTAAAGGACGACAAATTTTGGACTCGCGCGGTAATCCTACCGTGGAGGCCGATGTAATTTTGGAAAGTGGCGCAATGGGTCGCGCGGCTGTTCCGAGCGGTGCTTCGACTGGTTCTGGTGAGGCGCTTGAACTTCGCGATGGCGGTGACGCTTACGTTGGAAAAGCTGTAACTAAGGCAGTTGATAATGTGAACGGTGCGATCCGTGAGGCTTTGATTGGCAAAAATGCTGAAAACCAAGAAGAGATCGACCAAATTATGCTCGACATCGACGGCACAGATAACAAATCTAATCTTGGTGCTAACGCTGTTTTAGCGGTTTCGCTCGCGGTTGCTAAGGCGGTCGCTGCTGAAAAAGGCATTGAACTTTGGCAATATATCGCTGAAAAAACCAACTCCAAGCCAAGCCTTCCGCTTCCAATGATGAATGTGATGAACGGTGGTGCGCATGCTGGTTGGGCAACTGATATTCAAGAGTACATGATTATGCCAGTTGGCGCAAAAACTATTTTTGAAGCAGTACAAATGGGCGCAGAAACTTTCCACGCTCTCGCCAAAGTTCTCAAGAGCAAAGGCTACCCTACTACTGTTGGTGATGAAGGTGGTTATGCTCCAAAAGTTCAAAACGGCAACGAAGAGCCACTTCAATTGATTTCTCAAGCAATCGCTGATGCTGGCTATGAACTCGGTAAAGATATCGCGTTCGCGTCCGACCCTGCTTCGACAGAATTCTATAAAGAAGATCAATACGATCTCAAGGCTAACGGCGTTAAACTTTCAAGCGAAGAGATGATTGCGTTTTATGAAGATTTGACTTCAAAATATCCATTCACCTCAATCGAAGACGGGTTGGCGGAAAACGACTGGGACGGCTGGAAACTTTTGACTGAAAAATTAGGCAATAAAATCCAATTGGTCGGCGACGACTTGATGGTGACAAACTCAAAATTGCTCCAAAAATCAATCGATCTTGGTGTCGCTAACGCAATTTTGATTAAGCCAAACCAGATCGGATCGCTTTCTGAAACGATCGCCGCTGTCAAATTGGCACAAAGCAACGGCTACAACACCGTAATGAGCCATCGCTCTGGTGAAACTGAGGACACCACAATCTCGCACCTTGCTGTTGGCTTGGGTTGTGGTCAGATCAAGACTGGCTCGCTCTCACGCACCGACCGCGTTGCTAAATACAACGAGTTGATGCGAATCGCCGAAGCCAACCCAGAACTTGAACTTGCTCGACCTTTCGGCAATTAG
- a CDS encoding cation-translocating P-type ATPase: MSKEKFSGLNKQQVQKQIELGNTNNFTASTSNSNWDIFKRNVFTPFNFLNFAIAVALALVGAWTNMVFIAVIAVNAITGILTEIRAKKMIDKLNLLSKEKVTVLRSGRKQQINPEEIVLGDILELSAGEQIPSDAIVIKGMAEANEAMLTGESDLVLKELDAEVLSGSFLASGKILARVHKVGADNYANKLMVEAKTLKPINSQILFSLNKIAGFTSKIIIPLGLALFFEAWLIYFAKHTPHKGSEIKNAVIYTAAPLLGMLPKGIALLTITSLLTAVIKLGLRKVLVQEMYSVETLARVDTLCLDKTGTITEGKMKVAGFYNLSKKFSEDDTEKIIAAYMSFSEDNNPTAQAIRKKFSKTSHDFEASNIIPFSSDRKWGAMEISGVGTIILGAPEFIFSKLPKEAIEAQSRGSRVLAVAVSSSKIDSHKISLPSKISKLALLEILDPIRDGARETLEYLRSQQVDLKIISGDNPVTVSFIAKEAGFDNFENFVDCSKISDKELQKIATKTAIFGRVSPHQKKLLVQTLKNAGRTVAMTGDGVNDILALREADCSIVMAEGDPATRQIANLVLLNSDFNDMPEILFEGRRVVNNISRIAPIFFIKTIYSFILAIICMISILFGGDALMIFPFIPVQITLVDQIIEGFPPFVLTFEKNDKPVEKNFLRSSLLAALPSALMVVFSVIFIRIFGSQNGWTSEAISTTQYYLLGVIGFFSVVRASLPLNLWRSLLLIWTIFAFTATAIFFRPLLEIGLLTSQTFPIFAVLSSIFALIFLATNLNLGKIRDKIKA, from the coding sequence ATGAGCAAAGAGAAATTTAGCGGGCTAAATAAACAACAAGTCCAAAAACAGATAGAACTCGGAAATACTAACAATTTTACGGCATCGACCAGCAATTCTAACTGGGATATTTTTAAGCGGAATGTCTTCACGCCGTTCAACTTTTTGAACTTCGCTATTGCCGTGGCGCTGGCACTGGTTGGTGCTTGGACAAATATGGTCTTCATTGCCGTGATTGCCGTCAACGCCATCACTGGAATCTTAACAGAGATTAGAGCCAAGAAGATGATCGACAAACTCAATCTTTTGTCCAAAGAAAAAGTCACCGTGCTTCGTTCAGGAAGAAAACAACAGATCAATCCAGAAGAGATCGTTCTCGGCGACATCTTAGAACTTTCTGCCGGCGAGCAAATCCCAAGCGACGCCATCGTGATTAAAGGTATGGCAGAAGCCAACGAGGCGATGCTCACAGGTGAGTCCGACTTGGTGCTTAAAGAATTGGATGCGGAAGTCTTATCTGGAAGTTTTTTGGCCAGTGGTAAGATCTTGGCGCGCGTACATAAAGTCGGCGCCGACAATTACGCCAACAAACTTATGGTTGAGGCTAAAACACTCAAGCCGATCAATTCGCAAATTCTCTTCTCTCTTAACAAAATTGCCGGCTTCACTAGTAAAATCATCATCCCTCTTGGTCTTGCTCTGTTTTTTGAAGCGTGGCTGATTTACTTTGCTAAGCACACCCCACACAAAGGTAGCGAGATTAAAAACGCTGTAATTTATACAGCAGCCCCACTTCTCGGAATGCTCCCTAAAGGCATTGCCCTTCTTACAATTACTTCTCTCCTCACAGCCGTGATTAAGTTAGGACTTCGTAAAGTTCTCGTTCAAGAAATGTATTCTGTCGAAACTCTAGCCCGTGTCGATACGCTATGTCTCGACAAAACCGGCACAATAACAGAGGGAAAAATGAAGGTGGCAGGCTTTTATAATTTAAGCAAAAAATTCTCCGAAGACGATACGGAAAAAATCATCGCCGCGTATATGAGTTTTTCAGAAGACAACAACCCAACCGCTCAGGCCATCAGAAAGAAATTTAGTAAAACTTCACACGATTTTGAGGCTTCTAACATAATCCCATTCTCGAGCGATCGCAAATGGGGTGCGATGGAGATTTCAGGTGTTGGCACGATAATTCTTGGGGCGCCAGAATTTATCTTTTCTAAATTGCCTAAAGAAGCGATTGAAGCACAATCTCGAGGCTCTCGCGTTTTGGCGGTAGCGGTTTCTTCAAGCAAAATTGACTCGCATAAAATCTCATTGCCATCCAAAATTTCAAAACTTGCCCTGCTCGAAATTCTCGACCCAATCCGTGATGGTGCCCGAGAGACGCTCGAATATCTCCGCTCACAGCAAGTAGATCTTAAAATCATCTCTGGCGACAACCCCGTGACTGTTTCTTTTATTGCTAAGGAGGCAGGCTTTGACAACTTTGAGAATTTTGTCGATTGCTCCAAAATCTCAGATAAGGAACTTCAAAAAATCGCCACCAAAACAGCAATCTTTGGTCGAGTTTCTCCGCATCAAAAGAAATTGCTCGTCCAAACGCTCAAAAATGCTGGTCGCACAGTCGCGATGACAGGTGATGGCGTCAATGATATCTTGGCGCTTCGTGAAGCGGACTGCTCAATCGTAATGGCTGAAGGCGATCCCGCAACTCGCCAAATAGCCAACCTCGTGCTTCTCAATTCAGACTTTAACGATATGCCAGAAATTCTGTTCGAAGGCCGCCGCGTGGTCAACAACATCTCCCGAATCGCCCCAATCTTCTTCATCAAGACAATCTATTCGTTTATTTTGGCGATAATTTGCATGATTTCGATTTTGTTTGGCGGAGATGCGCTAATGATTTTCCCGTTCATTCCGGTCCAAATTACATTAGTAGATCAAATTATCGAAGGCTTCCCGCCATTTGTGCTGACCTTCGAAAAAAACGACAAGCCAGTCGAGAAAAACTTTTTACGAAGTTCCCTTCTTGCAGCGTTACCAAGTGCCTTGATGGTGGTGTTTAGCGTGATTTTTATTCGAATTTTTGGCTCACAAAACGGCTGGACAAGCGAGGCGATATCAACAACGCAATATTACCTTTTAGGCGTGATCGGGTTCTTTAGCGTGGTGCGTGCAAGCCTTCCGCTCAACCTTTGGCGAAGTCTGCTTCTCATTTGGACAATTTTCGCATTTACTGCCACGGCGATCTTCTTCCGCCCACTACTTGAAATTGGCCTACTCACCTCTCAGACATTCCCTATTTTTGCGGTGCTTTCAAGTATTTTCGCACTAATTTTCTTGGCGACCAACTTGAATTTGGGCAAAATTCGTGATAAAATTAAAGCATAA
- a CDS encoding KH domain-containing protein has translation MATIDQQFVEYIVKNLVENPEAVQVERTIDEKGVLLTLTVGDEDLGRIIGRRGATAQSLRNLLRALGVKNDARYNLKIVENSAPKETVVENSTDKPVENSANSENFTEKTRKALAELDDFDV, from the coding sequence ATGGCGACTATCGACCAGCAATTTGTAGAATATATCGTAAAAAATCTCGTTGAGAATCCAGAGGCCGTGCAAGTTGAACGCACTATTGATGAAAAAGGAGTTTTGTTGACTTTAACCGTTGGTGATGAGGATCTTGGACGAATCATCGGCCGTCGTGGTGCAACTGCTCAGAGCCTTCGAAATCTACTTCGCGCTTTGGGAGTAAAGAATGATGCGCGCTATAATCTAAAAATTGTTGAAAATTCCGCTCCAAAAGAAACTGTTGTGGAAAACTCAACAGATAAGCCTGTGGAAAACTCGGCAAATTCTGAAAATTTCACAGAAAAAACTCGAAAAGCCCTTGCAGAACTCGATGACTTTGATGTATAA
- a CDS encoding alpha/beta hydrolase → MLILVHGLGQDKNSWAKVSKNLHQESVALSLPSISDFDSLYKIFEEECNKFEEKLTLCGLSLGGLLSLKYAINNPHKINKLILIATPYKIPRFLFSIQSTIFRMLPISFFKKMNQSKENVLSLTNSLKNINLEDNLNDIATETLVVVGEKDFANKKSSKKMSQLLSKSTLEIIQSSGHEVNIDNPQDLAKTINNFLRDSKC, encoded by the coding sequence ATGTTAATTTTAGTTCACGGACTCGGTCAAGATAAAAACTCTTGGGCAAAAGTCTCCAAGAATCTTCATCAGGAATCTGTAGCGCTAAGCCTGCCAAGTATTAGTGATTTTGATAGTCTCTATAAAATATTTGAAGAAGAATGCAATAAATTTGAGGAAAAACTCACGCTATGCGGATTATCTCTTGGCGGTTTATTATCTCTAAAATACGCCATAAATAACCCTCATAAGATAAATAAACTCATTCTAATCGCTACGCCTTACAAGATTCCAAGATTCTTGTTTTCGATTCAGTCGACAATATTCAGAATGCTTCCAATATCTTTTTTCAAAAAAATGAATCAAAGTAAAGAAAATGTTCTATCTTTAACCAATTCATTAAAAAATATAAATCTTGAAGACAACCTCAATGATATTGCCACGGAAACGTTAGTTGTAGTCGGAGAAAAAGACTTCGCCAATAAAAAATCTTCGAAGAAAATGAGCCAACTATTGTCAAAGTCCACTCTCGAAATCATCCAAAGTTCTGGGCATGAAGTCAATATAGACAACCCGCAAGATTTAGCAAAAACAATCAATAACTTCCTAAGGGACTCGAAATGCTAA
- the trmD gene encoding tRNA (guanosine(37)-N1)-methyltransferase TrmD, with protein MLIQIITLFPEMFEPVLNGSMMWKAQNQGAVRFEMINLRDYGIGPRKQVDDTPYGGGDGMLLKPEPLFEAVEFAKSKSPHARVIAMSPSPTIWNQQMAQNYADEARDLIILCGRYEGFDARIFELVDEKISVGKFVLTGGELPAMTIIDSIVRLIPGVLGGETSAEIESYSDGGNLEFPQYTRPAEFRGLKVPEVLLSGHHGEIAKWRTNHSK; from the coding sequence ATGCTAATCCAAATAATCACCCTCTTCCCAGAAATGTTCGAGCCGGTACTTAATGGCTCAATGATGTGGAAGGCGCAAAATCAAGGCGCTGTTCGCTTCGAGATGATAAATTTACGCGATTACGGAATTGGCCCTCGCAAGCAAGTCGACGACACACCCTATGGCGGAGGCGATGGAATGCTACTAAAGCCCGAGCCCCTTTTTGAAGCGGTAGAGTTTGCTAAGAGCAAATCGCCACACGCCCGCGTCATTGCAATGTCACCTAGCCCCACAATCTGGAATCAACAAATGGCGCAAAATTACGCCGACGAAGCACGCGATTTGATAATTTTGTGCGGTCGCTACGAAGGCTTCGATGCACGAATATTTGAATTAGTTGATGAGAAAATCAGTGTCGGCAAATTCGTCCTGACCGGAGGAGAACTGCCAGCAATGACCATCATCGACAGTATCGTGCGCCTAATACCAGGCGTTCTTGGTGGCGAAACTTCCGCCGAGATCGAGAGCTATTCTGACGGTGGCAATCTGGAATTTCCGCAATACACGCGCCCTGCGGAATTTCGCGGGCTAAAAGTCCCAGAGGTTCTCCTCAGCGGCCACCACGGCGAAATCGCCAAATGGCGTACCAACCACTCAAAATAA
- the arcC gene encoding carbamate kinase, with protein MSKIVVALGGNALQNGKEARADQQEAVAKQTIKRLMPLIEEGHQIVIVHGNGPQVGNIILHEEAINTEATPTMPLHTAVGMTQGMIGFWLQKALKEEFHSINLKKDAVAVVTQIEVSRSDPAFDSPSKPIGPFYTEEEARTAEQEKGYAVKEDSGRGWRRVVSSPKPIDIVELSVIERLLESGAVVIAGGGGGIPVERSADGSLSGVDAIIDKDFAAELLAEQIGADMLLILTAVDYAAINFGKENQADLKQISVEEAKKHIADGQFGAGSMLPKIEACVKFAEFGGKAVITSLKNAQNAIENGDGTVIIG; from the coding sequence ATGAGTAAAATTGTAGTGGCGCTCGGCGGAAATGCGCTCCAAAACGGCAAAGAAGCCCGCGCCGATCAGCAAGAGGCGGTTGCCAAGCAAACCATAAAACGGCTGATGCCTTTGATTGAAGAGGGGCACCAAATTGTGATTGTTCACGGTAACGGTCCGCAAGTAGGCAATATAATTCTTCACGAGGAGGCGATCAATACTGAGGCGACGCCGACTATGCCACTTCATACGGCGGTTGGAATGACGCAAGGTATGATTGGTTTTTGGCTTCAAAAGGCGCTAAAAGAAGAATTCCATTCAATAAATCTTAAAAAAGACGCTGTGGCGGTGGTAACGCAGATTGAAGTTTCGCGGTCGGACCCTGCGTTCGACAGTCCGTCCAAGCCGATTGGGCCATTCTACACGGAAGAAGAGGCTAGGACAGCCGAGCAGGAGAAGGGTTACGCGGTCAAAGAAGACTCGGGGCGTGGGTGGCGTCGTGTGGTTTCTTCGCCTAAACCGATCGACATTGTGGAGCTTTCTGTAATTGAAAGGCTATTGGAATCGGGCGCAGTGGTCATCGCAGGTGGCGGTGGTGGTATCCCTGTTGAGCGCAGTGCGGACGGAAGTCTGTCTGGCGTGGATGCGATTATTGATAAAGACTTTGCGGCGGAACTTTTGGCTGAGCAGATTGGTGCGGATATGTTGCTGATTTTGACGGCGGTGGATTATGCTGCCATCAATTTCGGCAAAGAAAATCAAGCAGACTTGAAGCAAATTTCTGTCGAAGAGGCCAAAAAGCATATCGCAGACGGACAATTTGGTGCGGGATCGATGCTACCTAAGATTGAAGCCTGCGTAAAATTTGCCGAATTTGGCGGAAAAGCGGTGATTACTTCACTCAAAAATGCACAAAACGCTATCGAAAATGGCGATGGCACGGTGATCATTGGTTGA
- the pyk gene encoding pyruvate kinase — protein sequence MKPLYKRTKILATIGPASDSEEMIEKLIKNGLNGVRLNFSHGSFEEHAAKIEKVREISARLGKNIAILQDLQGPKIRLGDIVDNRLDVVEGDELVLDYTVKEHDGSKTLPVQYNLAAKVKVGEPVFIFDGKVKTEVVEVISDTAIRLKVLNKGYVASRKGLNLPDTDFGGDVITEKDKRDIEFGATQDIDFVAMSFVQTAEDIIAVREILDSYNSDVKLIAKIETKMAVQDEELERIVLASDGIMIARGDMAYEVAPEVVPIVQRKIIALCRKHGKISIVATQTMGSMVDNPQPTRAEVSDVANAVIQGADVVMLSDESAMGKYPLETVQTMRDIIEYTQENAAVSPIDDIVERGEDASLNAISLAAVELAEQINADAVIVETKSGEAASTVAANRPALPVVAVSDSARVAQQLGLTYSIQAFANEGKDVEQFASDLKQNGFFGENQNPTVVIVSSEQAGLVSGATDTIRVRTV from the coding sequence ATGAAACCACTATATAAACGAACAAAGATTTTGGCTACGATCGGGCCTGCTAGTGATAGCGAAGAAATGATCGAAAAACTAATCAAAAACGGTCTTAACGGCGTTCGACTTAACTTTTCTCACGGTTCTTTTGAAGAGCACGCTGCGAAAATCGAAAAAGTCCGCGAGATTTCTGCTCGACTAGGTAAAAATATTGCGATCCTCCAAGACCTTCAAGGTCCAAAAATTCGACTTGGCGACATTGTTGATAACCGACTTGATGTGGTTGAAGGCGATGAGCTCGTTCTTGATTATACCGTAAAAGAGCATGACGGCAGCAAGACTTTACCGGTTCAATATAATTTGGCGGCTAAGGTTAAAGTTGGTGAGCCTGTTTTCATCTTTGACGGAAAAGTTAAAACTGAGGTTGTCGAAGTTATTTCCGACACCGCAATCCGTTTGAAAGTTCTCAACAAGGGTTATGTTGCTTCTCGAAAGGGCTTGAACTTGCCAGATACCGACTTTGGTGGTGATGTTATCACTGAAAAAGACAAGCGCGACATCGAGTTTGGTGCAACTCAAGATATCGACTTTGTTGCGATGAGTTTCGTTCAGACAGCGGAAGATATTATTGCTGTGCGAGAAATTTTGGATTCTTACAATTCAGATGTAAAACTGATCGCCAAGATTGAAACTAAAATGGCTGTTCAGGATGAAGAGCTTGAACGAATCGTCCTTGCATCTGATGGTATTATGATTGCTCGTGGCGATATGGCTTACGAAGTTGCTCCAGAAGTTGTGCCAATCGTTCAGCGCAAGATTATTGCTCTTTGCCGCAAGCATGGTAAGATTTCAATCGTTGCGACTCAGACAATGGGCTCAATGGTTGATAATCCACAACCAACTCGCGCAGAAGTTTCTGACGTTGCCAATGCAGTAATCCAAGGCGCTGATGTTGTTATGCTTTCTGACGAGTCTGCGATGGGTAAATATCCGCTCGAAACTGTCCAAACTATGCGCGACATTATCGAATACACCCAAGAAAACGCTGCCGTATCTCCAATTGACGATATCGTAGAGCGTGGTGAAGATGCTTCTCTTAACGCAATTTCACTTGCTGCTGTTGAACTTGCTGAGCAGATTAACGCTGATGCGGTTATTGTTGAAACTAAATCTGGCGAGGCTGCTTCAACAGTTGCTGCCAATCGTCCAGCGCTTCCAGTGGTTGCGGTTTCTGATTCTGCCCGCGTTGCGCAACAGCTTGGTTTGACTTACTCAATTCAAGCGTTTGCTAATGAAGGTAAGGATGTCGAGCAATTTGCTTCTGATCTTAAACAAAATGGCTTCTTTGGCGAAAATCAAAACCCAACAGTCGTGATTGTTTCAAGCGAGCAAGCTGGTCTTGTGAGCGGTGCAACTGACACTATCCGCGTTCGAACAGTCTAA
- a CDS encoding PD-(D/E)XK nuclease family transposase codes for MSIKERLPVSPMKDEQSKIAFHRPEFLKFFSKTFLNLDIETVADFRYTNGELFYVQERHEDGRVKSLKMIINISVKLKNGKEIIIEIQVSKQDFFFWRLLLYMSGIIIEQFRNMDVDTKVQDRYPLMKPVYGVAIVKGRYFDDDIPFRTFGLKGLENNQPLLVLDKESDSHEQMIQMTIIEIDKYSPDNMTEDEKSLYEFFLNKPYSSGNIPSILTATDDFLYETKDWTEEDIMDWIKEQEIRAEERAEAKAQLLEVARKVVKEFGLNPEAVAQQFGISSETL; via the coding sequence TTGAGCATTAAGGAACGGTTACCTGTCAGTCCGATGAAGGACGAGCAGTCAAAGATTGCCTTTCATAGACCTGAATTTCTCAAATTCTTCTCAAAAACGTTTCTAAATTTAGACATTGAGACAGTTGCGGACTTTCGTTATACTAATGGCGAGCTATTTTATGTTCAAGAACGTCATGAAGATGGTAGGGTTAAATCTCTAAAAATGATAATTAATATTTCCGTCAAATTAAAAAACGGAAAAGAAATTATCATTGAGATTCAAGTTTCTAAACAAGATTTCTTCTTTTGGAGATTGCTTCTCTACATGAGCGGTATAATCATTGAGCAGTTCAGGAATATGGACGTTGATACTAAAGTTCAAGATAGGTACCCTCTGATGAAGCCTGTTTATGGTGTCGCTATCGTAAAAGGAAGATATTTTGACGATGATATTCCTTTTAGAACTTTTGGGCTAAAAGGTCTAGAGAATAATCAGCCATTGCTCGTGTTAGATAAAGAGTCTGACAGTCACGAGCAGATGATTCAGATGACAATCATCGAGATTGATAAATATAGTCCCGACAATATGACAGAAGATGAAAAATCATTGTATGAATTTTTCTTAAATAAGCCATATTCATCTGGAAATATTCCATCAATTCTTACAGCAACAGATGATTTTCTATATGAAACCAAAGATTGGACGGAGGAAGATATTATGGACTGGATTAAAGAGCAGGAGATTCGAGCAGAGGAAAGAGCCGAAGCTAAAGCTCAGCTATTAGAAGTCGCCCGAAAAGTGGTCAAAGAATTTGGTCTAAATCCCGAGGCGGTCGCCCAGCAGTTCGGTATCAGTTCCGAAACTCTCTAG
- a CDS encoding DUF2806 domain-containing protein, producing the protein MFTISRLLQILFERSKHKDWTDPKNLTEGIALILEPTSFVHTNETFYNKLYTGVNKGRTLYQDIGEKIEQMGFSAYIFKVEERFLNKNHNERNISLADTLEEFRDVLETDTPPRDIQLGLLASYASNKTTRPYLFLSECLFYSLAICHNKNTSYQELELENTASVTNPLFDKALFLEGEYSARTYQTLNLLTKEELTIFKKIAPLTFYDCAEDELSGELVEDRYLISHEDYFDLFEKYGVKAVEISKMLECGLLSSGGVHELVVERGYLSGFQNDNLVLTLTTESDDIFTISYKAFHVTQAGKDLIEILGIETDDGFFRKLKELFERKVNKINILTIKVFEV; encoded by the coding sequence TTGTTTACAATTTCGAGACTTCTTCAGATTCTTTTTGAACGTTCCAAGCATAAAGATTGGACTGACCCGAAGAATTTGACCGAGGGTATTGCTTTGATTTTAGAGCCCACCAGCTTTGTCCACACCAACGAAACCTTCTATAACAAGCTATATACAGGAGTAAATAAGGGGCGGACGCTTTACCAAGATATTGGCGAAAAAATTGAGCAAATGGGCTTTTCTGCCTATATTTTCAAGGTCGAAGAACGATTTTTGAATAAAAATCACAACGAACGCAACATCTCCTTGGCGGATACTTTGGAAGAGTTTCGAGATGTTCTCGAAACAGATACACCGCCCCGAGATATTCAACTGGGACTCCTCGCCTCCTATGCCAGCAATAAAACGACCCGTCCCTATTTGTTTTTGTCGGAATGCTTGTTTTATAGCTTGGCTATTTGTCACAATAAAAATACCAGCTACCAAGAGTTGGAGCTGGAAAATACGGCGAGCGTGACAAACCCTCTATTTGATAAGGCTTTGTTTTTGGAAGGGGAATATTCTGCTCGAACTTATCAAACGCTGAATCTTTTGACAAAGGAGGAGTTAACCATCTTTAAGAAAATCGCTCCACTGACATTTTACGATTGTGCAGAAGATGAGTTGTCTGGCGAGCTTGTCGAAGACCGTTATTTGATTTCACACGAAGACTATTTTGACCTTTTCGAAAAATACGGCGTTAAGGCGGTGGAAATTTCGAAGATGCTTGAGTGCGGTTTGTTAAGTAGTGGTGGAGTTCATGAGCTCGTGGTTGAAAGAGGTTATTTGTCAGGATTTCAAAATGACAATTTGGTCTTGACCCTTACCACAGAATCTGATGACATTTTTACGATATCCTACAAAGCCTTTCATGTCACGCAAGCTGGCAAGGATTTGATAGAGATTTTGGGGATTGAGACGGATGATGGTTTTTTTAGGAAACTAAAAGAACTCTTTGAGCGCAAGGTAAATAAAATAAATATTTTAACAATAAAGGTGTTTGAAGTATGA
- a CDS encoding MT-A70 family methyltransferase yields MTKPKPKFDVVVIDPPWGADCGQGGSRGAGNHYQTMNLNQIKELPINELTKDDSWLFLWVTNASLPHAFDLLEGWGFTYRSLITWNKLRLGLGSYYFRNATEHLIFATKGKKYLPDRRLINWYLAPTSRHSQKPKLFLDMIDRIAKGQRCLELFARERTFPHWSYWGNEIDSDVILPKFPVPKYSPNPIDFRKETA; encoded by the coding sequence ATGACAAAACCAAAACCTAAATTTGACGTGGTGGTTATCGACCCGCCTTGGGGAGCTGATTGCGGTCAAGGTGGTAGCCGTGGAGCTGGCAACCACTACCAAACCATGAATCTTAACCAAATCAAAGAGCTCCCAATAAATGAGTTAACCAAGGACGATAGCTGGCTCTTTCTCTGGGTGACCAATGCCTCCTTACCTCATGCCTTCGACCTGCTTGAGGGCTGGGGCTTCACCTATCGAAGCCTGATTACTTGGAATAAATTGCGGTTGGGCTTGGGTTCTTACTATTTTAGAAACGCTACTGAGCACCTCATTTTTGCGACCAAAGGCAAGAAATACCTGCCAGACCGCCGTCTGATAAACTGGTATCTCGCGCCAACAAGCAGGCATTCCCAAAAGCCCAAACTCTTCTTGGATATGATTGACCGAATTGCCAAAGGGCAACGGTGCTTGGAGCTCTTTGCCCGAGAGAGGACTTTTCCGCATTGGTCTTATTGGGGAAATGAGATTGACAGCGACGTGATTTTACCCAAATTCCCAGTTCCTAAGTACAGCCCAAACCCGATTGACTTCAGAAAGGAGACCGCTTGA